A region of the Plasmodium brasilianum strain Bolivian I chromosome Unknown PB_00_01, whole genome shotgun sequence genome:
taaatatatatatacatataataacttaaggaaaaaattaacatttcACTAATTAgctaaaaatgtatatatataattttcccCACAAAACATTTTTTGCACTTAATTTTCGTGCATTAAGGTATATATAAGGATATACACAGAatgtgcataaaaaaaaaaaaaaaaaaaaatatttacttaaattGATAAATCACGAACAGAAAaatcaatataaaaaaaaaaagaaaataaataataaatgcacataatattcacatatatatatatacatatattatgtacataattttaattcttgaattcttaaatttttaaaaacaatgaATGTTACATGTTTTTGCATTTCACATTTTACACATTTAAACAGAATTGTACTTggaaagaaataataaaatgtgtattaatttattaattcttacaataaaatttaacaatttttcaaCGGACAAAacttttgcaaaaaaaaaaaaaaaaacaataaatgaacttaaaaaatatatacgtgcatataaacatattatatatatatatgcacgttCATTCccatgtacattttttagtttttcgCTTAGAAGTTAATTTGAAATAGATTACGTATCAATTTCATTGGAGATCCATATAACAGTTTCCCCGCAAGGACGTATGAAAGAAATATTccaataacaatagtaaaaataacaaataaagacggaaaagaaaaaatttcaaatacTTCCAATAGAATTAGGAATGTTATATTTACTATTAGGACAATTAACGGTATACAGAAAAAGGCACGTTTAACACTTCTTTTAAGTTTGGAATTAAGATATTGGGTTTCTTTTGcatgtttttctttcatatctgatatatcatttttaaccttttcaattttatttagtaACGCATGAGCAATTAATGCAGTATTATTGTCCATGGTTTTATCTATTTGTTCTCTAAGGTCCTCCATTGATTTTGAACTACTATTCTTTGTTTTCAATAACactattaaatatttttgcttaGGATAagatgtttttttttttcttaatactGATTCATCTTCTGAACTACTATCAATATCCCGTCTATCTTTTTcactattatattttttttttaatatattactagAGCGAGTTTTAAATTTCTCTTGGACTTCTTTCTTATCCAATGGATTTACATCATCATACATATTAGAATCTAATACTTTTtgtaatgtttttttttccttttctttcaaattttttaagcatTCTGATACAACTTCCTTATGATTTAAATGATAGTTATACTTATCTCTttgattatatttataattaagcAAAAATCCTGGGAAATTCATATCTGATTGTTTTTTTACTGAACTGTtctcttttttgttatttgttAATACATCTCGTTCAGCTAATTTATCTCTTAATATAACTTCATCAATTTTATCATCTAATTCATCTTTATAATTGCGTTTCGTTTTTTTGTTATGTCCGTTATTCTTTTTACTATCATTACAATATTTATCGAAATATATACCAAGATTTTCCGTGCTACTACTTAAACTACTCTTACTAtcaaacaatttttttctgaattcACTGTCCAATCCATTAACttcattatgtttttttgttacattttcattctgtgttattttataatttgtcTTTTGgctgtttttattttgataattCTTCAAATTTTGCTTGACATTATTATTTGAGCCATTCTTATTACCACgcttattaaaaatatcattagAACTATCTCCTAATGATTCTACGGATGAATTATAAACATCTGCATATGGgttttttaccttttcaaaatcttcatcatcatcattttcctcatcatcatcattttCCTCATCGTCATCATTAACATTTTCATAACTATCTACACGTTCTTTATAATTCTTTCCATACTTTTTGTTACCATTATTACTGTTCGTACCTAATAAAGATATAGTACTACCATGACCATTTGAACTATGGATGCGATCCAATTCGTATAAAATTCTAGAAACTCTCATACCTAGTTTAATGTGTAGTTCATTCTGCTCAACATCACATGTGTTATTTGAATTACACTAAAAGGgggaaaaagaattattaaaaatgtacaaagaTGCAGAGATGTACAAAGATGCAGAGATGTACAAAGATGCAGAGATGTACAAAGATGCAGAGATGTACAAAGATGCAGAGATGTACAAAGATGCAGAGATGTACAAAGATGCAGAGATGTACTAAGATGCAGAGATGTACTAAGATGCAGAGATGTACAAAGATGCAGAGATGTACAAAGATGCAGAGATGTACAAAGATGCAGAGATATATAAAGATGTAAAAATCGTACAAAAgtgtagaaaaaataaaaattattgttttacTCATAATATGGTAATACCCATGAAAGTGTAATTCTAacagtatataaaaaacaaaaatgaaaaataaactaacgacaacttaaaaaatatatacatatatttagatGCAATATACATTGATAATCCTTACATTTTTGGTATTTTCCCTTTCCCAAATAAGgaaggtaaaaataaaagcttTATAATGTACCATTTTAAACtgaatttattatgttttttgcGTTAGCAATTTATGACTAGGTAATTTTTTcggtaatttatattttcttataattatattatatcctAAAGGTATATTTtcctaaaatattatatatgcataattataaaatatgcatatatataaatgcaatgtatatataatatattatattatatatttgtttacaattttttatttgttattattatttttttctctttttattcataattaaaataaaagataatataaaatgtaaaataaaaaattaataaaatattagtacattttttctaaagtaaattatataatgtataagtaatagtaataaaaaaaaaaaaaatttctagaacatttttgcaaaattagaaatatatatttttgcatgtaatatatatatatatatataataaaatatatcctATAATTCACGTATAATTCACggttttccatatttttatgcggggtaaaaaataatattattttaaaaatataaataaaagaaagatatttatacatgtactACTGGAAAAGATATAACAGGGTGAATTTAAGCATTTTTTTGCAATGAAGGgttatataagtacatatatatattttgcagtaaaaaaaaaaaaaaaaattagttaaactattttttaattctatagAAGAATTTaagatattattatacatatattatatatataaatatatgtatattttgtacaaaaatgtaaaccacattttatgtacataaataatggAACAGTTTATGTACTTTTTAACTATATGACGATTAAtgtatcattaaaaatatatattgaataatTTACAATGAATAATCTTAAAgggtatataatattaaaatctatgtatacatgtaaaataacatacataaaaaaatatgtacttataaaaatgtaatttatacttttttacaatatgaaaaaatataaatattacatttattatgttatatacaataagaaatattttctataattttctaccattttatataattacataaattaaaaaagatacaaaaaCTTACGGAAcactataaaattttaaaaacaaaaaaaaaaaaattaatcctTTAACACTGAAAATTTTTCatggaaaaaaatgttatattagtattttttttttttttttttgtgtaaatttttcaaaaaaaaatgtaaaataaacagatgacacataaatataaagtgTAGCAATAATCATTAAGTTATATAATACTCTTTGTCTGACATAATATTTAtggtaatataataaattattttatttttaatataaaaataatacaatatatatattatatatatatatatatataagtaatgTTAAAAATGATGTATGTGTAAGTGAATATGTTTTAATgttatggaaaaataaaattgccCTTTATGTTACCctccttttattttgaaaacatATCAATTTATAGAACTTTCTTAAgatattttacaattttattgCGTTactgtaatattattatatgtccACAACTAGCTAAAtgatatgtataaattttgcttggaaataaataattatatttttaaacatgTGCGAAGGAAAAGTTTTGcttctttataaaattattacatttataaataataatttcgaaatgaaaaatatatacatattctatatatgtatttatataatacaaacaaagcataaaaatggtaattatttcgtaaatattattattatataaaatagtattcacaagtatttttttgattaaatgataataaaatggGTTCAGTTAGATTTTGTTCCCTACTTTTATCCCCCtccaaaaataatttaaccTATGAGGTTGTTATTTACAACGCAAGCACATAAGAAATGCTTAATGTGAACATGttctatattaaaattactcTTATTCGAAAGAAATTGACATTGAAACATGAGtcgtttaaaaatataatgtaatattaacTGTTAATGAGTTTTATGGGCAAATGAAGCTGTACTTGGAATAAAATACTAGTACATTTACCAATTAATGATACACTTAAAGCATTTGCCcgtacaaatataaatatataaatatatatatatatatttatttatttatatttatatttacatttttttcaatttttttacatgtttTATTTGTATCCTTTTGTAGTATCCTTTACgggatatattatttattttgtttgctATACAAAAGAGGAGTTGTATTAGCTTATATATAGGGTTAAGACAACGGactttttttaaaggtacgatgttcttttattttcatggcataagaatatataatatatgtgtaaatgatatatgaaaagagaaaatcattgaaaaaaaattatattctcataataattatttaagtaCGAATAatttgaacaaaaaaaagtcatgtatttaatatatattgaacaCTTAAATTAGGTggtatatataatcatatatcaaattattttttaagacaaaatgataaaaaaaaaatatatttcacgtaattttttttatacataggtaatataatacataggATGTACAATATGGAATACATGAAAAGTTTTAAGAATAATCcattattttcttcaaaaataatgaataatggATGTAATTTTTGTCGTGTACGTTAATAGTCATATTTCATCTGTATCTTTCCTTttgaattataaattttttcttttctaattGCTTTTACATAacattttacaaattttttcacagtatataaaatagatgctataaaaactaaaaatgGTAGAAAAATGCGAATAAATGTTGAtgtaaataaacaaaaactTATGAATGCATACATAATCGATAGAAGAACTGGAGTACTAATTTGGGCAACCTTGCTAACTATAAACTGAAGGTTATAtacattatcattatttcttcTATCATCAATGTAGAAAGCACTCATTACTTTATCCTCATACCTCTTATCATATTTCTTTAAAGTTTTACCAATAGAACTTAATAGagtttttctcttttttcttttatataaattttttcttgtttgtTCATGTAACCTTTCAAAACTATTATAATTGCTATCTTCACCATcatgataattataataatcataTTCGCTATTACCATATTTTGTTGTCAATATTCTACCCTTTAAAGACGAATTTGCATTTCCTTCTCCGCATAATGCTCTCATAACATTTGTATCTACGTGGCAATTATTGTTGTTCTGATTATTCAATGATGAATTAAAGGCAGATGTCTacaaattaagaaaaatgtagaatataaaaaaaaaaaaaaaattatttacttgatatattaatatagttcccatattatttaaaaaaaaaaaagaaaagttataacaaaatattagggaaaataatatattcatttttcatattacgTTATCGAAATATTTCCACATCCATACTAAAAGGGTAAGggtaaaaaatttagaaaagatgatttttttatttgatttttctatcatcattttttttttttttttttaagtttttatataataagggtaatataaaaattatgccTACGAAAGTATTAATGTTTCTGTTTATAATtcagtattattattttttatttaaattttaagagatctaatattttatcaaaacataatatattttatttattctttaattaaaaataattattttatataaagaaaatttaaagaaaattaataattcagGAAAATACatcaaaataatatgttttttacgcaaactttttatacataatattatcaaaataaatacttCTTAATAACTCAAGCGATTTTAGTTCAACATAatttaacttaaaaaaaatgtaattgtaatatagaataataattgtttaaTTTAAAAGCATTATATAAGTgaacaatttatatatatatttttttattttcatagttattaataaaatttctgtattattttgttagtATAGGAAATTtggtaaaattttaataaaaaaatagtagcttaaatttttgcaaaaaaattcataaaaagaaaaaaaaaaaaaattaaatatatatcgtACATTTGGAATATTGtggattttttaaaatttatttaacaatATACAACATAATtcttcttaaaaatatatagattaacaagaaaaagaagagtattcataatttatgtaaacaTGACGGAAAATTGAATGTGCAAATTTcgaaaatatatgaatttaacaacttgtttaaaattataaacacaaaaaaataatttatcgattaaattttatatattctcttatttattatatattaatagataTCAATTGCAGTTctatttttactaaaaatttttaaataaaaaaaaaaaaaaaaattatgctttCATATATAGTATACAATTATGTGTACaagtaatacataaaattgtattatttaatattatgtataaatgaaaatatattaaagctAAAAATTGGTAcaaatcaaaatatttttatttcataaatatcctccatattttgtttaaagagaagaaaagaatgtgtaataaattataaataggaataatataaaaaagataaaaaaaaaaaaataataaaataaaggtaACAGTTTTAATGTACAAATAGGATTAAAGCATATACaggaattataattttacaaaaaaaaaaaaaaaaaaaaagaaaagataagaTAAGAAAGtgttcatataaaattactaattttaaaaatgatttgtgaattattattagtgtgagctttaaaaataagtatgTATTAAAGGATATCGTAGCactttgttttatatatatatatatatatgtatattttgtgttacagaataaatcttttttaatattttattttgttttatcatataaattatttataaaatccCCCAATATGgtacataaaatatgaagtgtattttctaattatgccacctttattataaatcatggaaatgaaattttttaattcgtTTCACAAGTTTCTACTTAACATAATGAATTGTAAATTGCAGCTGAAATAAATatcacatatatttttttatcatatatatatatacataaaataaaataggcGCAAGATATATCAGaaaatatatctaaaaaaatagtatataataattgtattGCCTACGAATAATtagtttaataaaaaaaaaaaaaaaaagacccATCCACagatatttgaaaaaaaaattgttcatataaaaaattttttatccaAACAttgttttgtatatattattatttaaataaaattaattttattttatcatttttcttaaaaacttgtccataaacatatatatgtggttTTCCATTTAAAACGTTTTGAAGTACTTCTGTTTTAAATTGTGCTGGAGTAGTACAGTTAAAAAACTACAAGATATTTAtgatgtttatatatacatatgtgcatatatatgtatgaaaaaCTTATATGGagtatatacattatatatttcaaataataaactacttcataatatattttttgtaagcGTGTTTGAACGTgcatttgaaaatattttttttataatgtcTGTATTGCTTTTCATCAATTTACTAGAAATTGTAGATATATTTGAGCATTAtttaatcataataatagtaataacaataataattacaatagtaataataataattttgtccttttatatttactaattGTGCATAAATAAGGTAAtctataatattatgatatatagTAGTTTGCGGTTATAGTATTATTACAGGTAAAATttgaacataaaatatttaaatttactgttgctttaatataatacattttatctTCATATGTatgaaatacaaataatttaaagaacgtttacaaaatattttacacagattatattataaaattttattagtcataatatattatattatatattggtattagataatatattaaaagccTGAAAGTTGAGCACAGTTCATCAATAAGTCAGTCGACCAGTCAGTGAATGATTCATTTGCTTACATAATTTTAGGGTAACTTCCTTTTTCTGAAAGGTATGactgtttatttatttttatggcatacacatataatgtatgtataaatgattttcaaaaaagaaaattactgaaaacaaataatattttcgaCACAATTATGTAAgtatgaataattaaaacaaataaaagtaatgtatgtaatatatattgaatacTTTAATTAgactatatataaaattatataacaaattattttttaagataaaatattgaaaataatataattcgagtattttttttacacacatgcataatataatacatgcaACGTACACTATAGAATGCATGAAATTGTGAGAATAATCTATTATcttattcaaaatttatgaattatgTGTGTACTTTTTATCGtataagttaaaaatatttctcctttatatttccttttaaattatatttttttccattgcTACTTCCttttaaataacattttaCCAATTTTTTCACAGTGTATATAAGTGCTACTgtaaaaactataaaaagTATCACTACACGTAAATATGTTTCTGTAAAGTACGAAAAACTTACTATAAAGTACACAAAAGCTGCAAGAGATGGAGcaataactttttaaatgtGCTTAGCTGCAGATGAACAATTATTTGAACCACTCATAAATTCATTATCATTAATGTAAAGCGCATTCATTACACTTTCCTCATACTTTTTATCAAATTTCTTTAAAGGTTTACCAGTAGAATTTAGTAgcgattttttattttttcctttatatatatttttttctgcttGATCATGTAACCTTTCAAAACTATTATAACTGTTATCatgaacataataataactatcaaatatattatagtcAGATTCTGTTTCCAATATTCTACTCTTTAATGACGAATTTTCATTTCCTTCTCTGAATAATATTCTCTTAATTTTTGTGTCTAAATGGTAATTATCGATGCTTTGATTATCCAATAATGAACGAAAAGTTTTTGActaaatattaagaaaaatgtagaagattaaaaaaaaaaaaaaaattatttactttatata
Encoded here:
- a CDS encoding uncharacterized protein (Plasmodium exported protein): MIVGKFNNKSFSIKFFTFTLLSKTFRSLLDNQSIDNYHLDTKIKRILFREGNENSSLKSRILETESDYNIFDSYYYVHDNSYNSFERLHDQAEKNIYKGKNKKSLLNSTGKPLKKFDKKYEESVMNALYINDNEFMSGSNNCSSAAKHI
- a CDS encoding uncharacterized protein (Plasmodium exported protein), which gives rise to MMIEKSNKKIIFSKFFTLTLLVWMWKYFDNTSAFNSSLNNQNNNNCHVDTNVMRALCGEGNANSSLKGRILTTKYGNSEYDYYNYHDGEDSNYNSFERLHEQTRKNLYKRKKRKTLLSSIGKTLKKYDKRYEDKVMSAFYIDDRRNNDNVYNLQFIVSKVAQISTPVLLSIMYAFISFCLFTSTFIRIFLPFLVFIASILYTVKKFVKCYVKAIRKEKIYNSKGKIQMKYDY
- a CDS encoding uncharacterized protein (Plasmodium exported protein), with the translated sequence MVHYKAFIFTFLIWERENTKNCNSNNTCDVEQNELHIKLGMRVSRILYELDRIHSSNGHGSTISLLGTNSNNGNKKYGKNYKERVDSYENVNDDDEENDDDEENDDDEDFEKVKNPYADVYNSSVESLGDSSNDIFNKRGNKNGSNNNVKQNLKNYQNKNSQKTNYKITQNENVTKKHNEVNGLDSEFRKKLFDSKSSLSSSTENLGIYFDKYCNDSKKNNGHNKKTKRNYKDELDDKIDEVILRDKLAERDVLTNNKKENSSVKKQSDMNFPGFLLNYKYNQRDKYNYHLNHKEVVSECLKNLKEKEKKTLQKVLDSNMYDDVNPLDKKEVQEKFKTRSSNILKKKYNSEKDRRDIDSSSEDESVLRKKKTSYPKQKYLIVLLKTKNSSSKSMEDLREQIDKTMDNNTALIAHALLNKIEKVKNDISDMKEKHAKETQYLNSKLKRSVKRAFFCIPLIVLIVNITFLILLEVFEIFSFPSLFVIFTIVIGIFLSYVLAGKLLYGSPMKLIRNLFQINF